Below is a genomic region from Gillisia sp. Hel_I_86.
AGAGCAGACAATGCTTTAATGGACGAGGAGCCATATCCTGCATTCGATAGATTCAATGGTGAATTAACCGTTATGGAAGATCAATTTTTCGGGCCTTTTTACACAGCTTTGTACAAGTCAATTTTAAGTGCCAATAATGTAATTGAAAATTCATCAGATGCTACTCATATTGGTGAAGCAAAATTTTTGAGGGCTTTGTCTTACTTTAAACTTGTAAAAGTATTTGGTGATGTTCCAGTGAATTTATCTGCTTCTCCAAGTACAACTGATAAATCTATTCTAGCAAGACAGCCTGTTTCTGATGTATATAATAACGTGATCATTCCAGATTTTCAAGATGCAATAACATCTTTGGACAATTCCGGATTATCAAATGGACGCGCTACTCAAATCGCAGCTCAGGGAATGCTTGCAAAAGCATATATTCAAAGAGGTGATTTTAGTAATGCTCAACCACTTTTGGCTGAAGTTATTAATGGAGCTGCTGGGGCAGGGATTAGTTTACAAGCTAATTATGGGGATATTTTTGGATTTGAAAACGATTTAAATTCAGAAATCATATTTGCAACCCAAATTTCAAGTTCTGTGGTTGATGAATATGGAGATTCCGAATTTTGGTCATGGTATGGTGGCCTGGATACAAAAGCTTTGATGCCGTTAGACCCAGATTTAATTGCAGCTTTTGATGAAAATGGAGAAGTATCAGGAACATTAAGAAGAGGGGTAGTTATTGATGAAGGACTAATGGCATCACCAAAATATCCCCAAACTGGAGGTCCCGATCATGATTGGATAGAACTTAGGTTAGCAGACGTTATTTTGTTATATGCAGAGACATTGAATGAGAATGGTACGTCTTCGGAGGAAGTACTTGATCTATTAGATCCTATAAGAACAAGAGCTGGATTAGATCCTCTGGACCATACTGTGCTTAATACACAAGCATTGGTTAGAGAAGCTATATATGATGAAAGAAGATTGGAATTGGCCTTTGAAGGACAGAGATGGTTTGATTTGGTAAGAACAGGTACTGTTAACGAGGAAATTGGAGAATCAGTTGATCCAAATTATTACCTATTTCCAATCCCAATCTCAGAAATTCTAGCCAGCGATGGGGTAATCACTCAAAATCCTGGTTATCAAGGAAGTTGAAAATGCTTTTGGATAGGTTAAGAATTTTAGTTTGAGTTAGCTACCATTGATTCCGTTGGGCTAAAATCGACGGAATCAATGTAACTTCAAGGGTTTTAATTAGTATGTGATAATTATTTTAAACTAGATTAATTTCCCTAAATTTGCCTAACCAGTTTGGTTAACCAGTTTTTAAATACATATTAAACCAAGAAAAAATGAAGGTGGAGTCGCTTACTAAAATTGATATTCAGCAAGAAACAAGGAATAAAATTATTTCTGAAATTAGGGAATATATCAATTTCAAAAATATGGAACCCGGAGAGAAATTACCATCAGAACGAATGCTTTCAGAACGGTTTGGTGTTAGCCGGAATAATCTTCGTGAGGCAATTCAAACGCTGGAGTTTTACGGGTTATTGGAATCTGTACCACAAAGCGGAACCTATTTGGCCAATATTGGTGTGGTTGCTTTAAATGGGATGATCTCTGATATTTTAAGTCTGGACGATCCAGATTTTAAATCTTTGGTTGAAACCAGAATTTTAATGGAATTAAAAACGGTTAGACTTGCTGCATTAAGAAGGACCGAAGATCAATTAGAACAGATGAAAGAAGCTCTTGAAGCTTATACAAAAAAAGCTATTAAAGGAGAAGACGCAGTACAGGAAGATTTGCTTTTTCATTTGGCTATTGCCAAAGCAAGTGGGAACAGTACAATGAATACTTTCATGCTTATCATTACACCAGAAATTATCACGAATTTTGCAAAATACCATGTTTGTGATGAAAATCAGGCCATTTTGGGAATTGATGAACACAAAGCTATTTATGAGGCAATAGCAAATAAGAATCCTCAAGAAGCTAAAGAAAAAATGAAATTGCATTTTAGGAGTCTTTACAAGTATTGCTACAATGTAGATTTATAAATAAGATGGGAATGCACGATCCTATAAATAATTGGTAGAGAGAAGAATTTAAACCAGGAATTACTTGATATACCTTTCCTAAAAAATTATATCCTCATTCCAGGTCATGTAAGAATATAACTCCACAGGTAGTTGCCTGAGGGTCACAGGTAATTTTGTCTAAAATTTAAGCCCAACAAAGGGCGGCAAATCTGAAAATATGAAGATAAGAGGACTAAGATGGTGGATAATTGGATTGATATGCATTGCCACGGTCATAAATTATATAGATAGAACAGCCTTTGGTGTCATGTGGCCCGAAATGGGTAAGGATTTAGGCATGGATGAATCTGATTACGCAGTCATGCTTAATGTCTTTATGGTTACTTATGCACTTGGTAAATTTTTATCGGGGAAGTTATACGATCAAATTGGGACCCGTCTTGGTTTTATTTTTTCCATTACATTATGGTCTGCTGCTGCCATCCTGCATTCTTTTGCTAGGGGTCTTATTTCCTTGTCACTCGTGCGGGCAATGCTTGGTTTTGGGGAAGCGGGTAACTGGCCGGGAGCTGTAAAAAGCAATGGGGAATGGTTTCCCGTGAAAGAGCGGGCCATTGCACAAGGAATATTTAATGCCGGAGCTTCTCTTGGAAGCGTGGTTGCTCCCGCGCTTATCGCATTTTTATATGCTCAATTTGGATGGAGGACCACCTTTATCATTTTAGGTATTTTAGGTTTTGTATGGATTATACCATGGTTCATTATTAATAAAACCACCCCTAAACATCATCCATGGTTATCCGAAAAAGAAAGAAATCTTATTCTTTCTGGAAGGATAGAGCCGGATGAAGTACCTGAAAAGGAAAAAGGATTACCCGTTTTAAAGATTTTGAGTTATAGGGAATCCTGGGGGGTATTGGTGGGACGATTTTTTATTGAACCAATATGGTGGCTGTTCGTTGGATGGATGCCACTATATCTAAACTCCAAATTTGGTTTCAGCATTCAAGAAATTGGAGCAACCATTTGGATCTCCTATTTGGGTGGAATGGCCGGCAGTATAGCAGGCGGATGGTTTGCAGGCAAACTAATGGAGAAGCGGTCTCTGGATTTTTCCCGAAAACTGTCCATTCTTATTGGTGGTAGCTTAATTTTTCTAGGACTTATGGGGATCATATTCTTGGTAAAAGGAGATAATCCAATGACGTTTATTTATATCGTAGCTGTAGTCCTTTTTGGATTCCAATTCGCCATTGGGAACATTCAAACCCTTTCCAGTGATCTGCTGAAGGGACCATCTGTTGGAACCCTGGCAGGTCTTGCGGGAACGGTTGCAGCGGTATCAGTAATTATTATGAACTGGCTTATTCCCCAGATTACTGAAATCTCCTATACACCGGCATTTATAGTAATTGCCATTTTAGCCCCATTGGCAGTCATATCTATTTATATCTTAATAAGAAGAATAGAACCCGTGGAACTCAAATCAAATTAAATTTTTTATAGAACAATTATAAATATCAATAAACAATGAGTGATTCAAAGAAAAAAATAGCAGTGGTAACCGGAGCAACTGGAGGTATTGGTTTTGCTGTGGCCAAAAGACTTGGTGAGGATGGATATACCGTAATCTTAAACGGAATAGAAGACGATAAAGGAGCTGAAAGAGTTAAAGAACTCGAAAAAGAAGGGATTTCGGCTGAATATTATGGTTTCGATGTTACCAACGAAGAAGCTGTTAATTCAAACTTCAAAAAAATTGGGGAGAAATATGGTAAAATAGATGCCCTCGTAAATAATGCCGGCGGTCTCGGTGGTAGATCAAGATTTGAAGATATGACTACTGATTTTTATAGATCGGTGATGGCGTTAAACCTTGATTCAGCATTTTTTGCTTCCAGGGCTGCTATTCCATTTTTAAAAAAAGGTGATAGCCCATCAATTATTAATTACACTTCAAACGCAGGTTGGAATGCCGGGGGTCCCGGTGCTGGTATTTACGGAACTTCGAAAGCGGCCGTCCACACCCTTACCAGGGCGCTGGCAAAAGATCTTGCGGAATATGGAATTAGGGTTAACGCAGTTTCCCCGGGTACCATTGATACGCCGTTTCATGCGCAAATTAAATCTACTAAACCAGAAGTATTCGCTTCGTGGAAAGATAATATCATGTTAGGGCGTTTGGGAGAGCCAGAAGACGTGGCTTCTGTTGTATCATTTCTGGTAAGTAAAGATGCATCGTTTTTAACTGCTGAAACCATTCAGGTTGGAGGTGGACAAGCCCTGGGAATATAATAAAGCACGAAATGGGCAAGTTAGAAGTAAAAATAGTGTTAGTTACTGGAGGCTTCAGGGATATCGGTCTCGACTTCATTCCTAATAAAAAAGAATAAGATGGATAATATTGTTGCTTTTGGTGAAATTCTAATGCGGTTATCTCCTCCTGATCACCTTCGGTTTTTTCAGGCCAGTTCTTTTGAAACTTCTTATAGTGGTGCCGAATTCAATACCCTCGCTTCGTTACAGAATTGGGGTTTGGAAACTCAATTCGTAACGAAATTACCCGATAACGACTTTGGAAATAAGGTTATTTCTGAAATTTCCAGATATCGTGTAGGTCAAAAGTATATCGCTAAGGGGGGAACAAGACTCGGAATTTATTTTTTGGAAAAAGGTTCTGCGATCAGACCAGGCAAGGTTATTTATGATAGGGCAGATAGTGCTGTGGCTAATATAGAACCTGGCGATATTAATTGGGAAGAAGTACTTAAAGAAGCCGAATGGTTTCATTGGTCTGGAATCACTCCCGGTATTTCCCGGGCAGCAGCGCAAGAATGTTTGCGTGCCTGTAGGGTTGCCAGTAAGATGAATATAACCATTTCCTGTGACCTTAATTATCGGTCCATGCTATGGAAGTGGGGAAAAGAGCCAAAGGAAGTCTTGCCGGAAATACTGGCTCTAACCAATGTCATCTTAAGCGATTTGGCCACTCTTTTTAAAATGCTTGGCAAAGAGAAGATCGATCCAGATTATTCTATGCCAGAAACTTTAGGGGATTATTATGAGGAGGTGCTGGCGAAATGTCCAAAACTGGAATTTTTACCAACTACCTTAAGGTATTCCAAGAGTGCTTCTCATCAAAAAATCGGTGGGATAATGTTTTCTGCAGGTAACATAGTTACATCTGAGATAAAGGAGATTATTCCCATAGTAGACCGGTTAGGAACAGGAGATGCTTTTATGGCTGGTATCATCTATGGTTTAAGCCAGGAATGGGACACTCAAAAAGTTTTGGATTTTGCGGTAGCATCAAGCTGTTTTAAGCACACAATTTCGGGTGATATTAATTTAGCCTCCTTGGATGAGATCAACGCTATTATGCAGGGAGACCTGTCCGCTTTAGTTAAACGATAAAAATTATCAAATATGTCCAAACTATCAAGACTTGAAGTATTCAATATAATGGGATCTAC
It encodes:
- a CDS encoding RagB/SusD family nutrient uptake outer membrane protein, which encodes MKTVYKLLLMSLLVAVGCESDLDQVPPNIASADSLEDFQGVLNAAYFYQHGSVTPLAVMGDFRADNALMDEEPYPAFDRFNGELTVMEDQFFGPFYTALYKSILSANNVIENSSDATHIGEAKFLRALSYFKLVKVFGDVPVNLSASPSTTDKSILARQPVSDVYNNVIIPDFQDAITSLDNSGLSNGRATQIAAQGMLAKAYIQRGDFSNAQPLLAEVINGAAGAGISLQANYGDIFGFENDLNSEIIFATQISSSVVDEYGDSEFWSWYGGLDTKALMPLDPDLIAAFDENGEVSGTLRRGVVIDEGLMASPKYPQTGGPDHDWIELRLADVILLYAETLNENGTSSEEVLDLLDPIRTRAGLDPLDHTVLNTQALVREAIYDERRLELAFEGQRWFDLVRTGTVNEEIGESVDPNYYLFPIPISEILASDGVITQNPGYQGS
- a CDS encoding FadR/GntR family transcriptional regulator; the protein is MKVESLTKIDIQQETRNKIISEIREYINFKNMEPGEKLPSERMLSERFGVSRNNLREAIQTLEFYGLLESVPQSGTYLANIGVVALNGMISDILSLDDPDFKSLVETRILMELKTVRLAALRRTEDQLEQMKEALEAYTKKAIKGEDAVQEDLLFHLAIAKASGNSTMNTFMLIITPEIITNFAKYHVCDENQAILGIDEHKAIYEAIANKNPQEAKEKMKLHFRSLYKYCYNVDL
- a CDS encoding MFS transporter, which codes for MKIRGLRWWIIGLICIATVINYIDRTAFGVMWPEMGKDLGMDESDYAVMLNVFMVTYALGKFLSGKLYDQIGTRLGFIFSITLWSAAAILHSFARGLISLSLVRAMLGFGEAGNWPGAVKSNGEWFPVKERAIAQGIFNAGASLGSVVAPALIAFLYAQFGWRTTFIILGILGFVWIIPWFIINKTTPKHHPWLSEKERNLILSGRIEPDEVPEKEKGLPVLKILSYRESWGVLVGRFFIEPIWWLFVGWMPLYLNSKFGFSIQEIGATIWISYLGGMAGSIAGGWFAGKLMEKRSLDFSRKLSILIGGSLIFLGLMGIIFLVKGDNPMTFIYIVAVVLFGFQFAIGNIQTLSSDLLKGPSVGTLAGLAGTVAAVSVIIMNWLIPQITEISYTPAFIVIAILAPLAVISIYILIRRIEPVELKSN
- a CDS encoding SDR family NAD(P)-dependent oxidoreductase — protein: MSDSKKKIAVVTGATGGIGFAVAKRLGEDGYTVILNGIEDDKGAERVKELEKEGISAEYYGFDVTNEEAVNSNFKKIGEKYGKIDALVNNAGGLGGRSRFEDMTTDFYRSVMALNLDSAFFASRAAIPFLKKGDSPSIINYTSNAGWNAGGPGAGIYGTSKAAVHTLTRALAKDLAEYGIRVNAVSPGTIDTPFHAQIKSTKPEVFASWKDNIMLGRLGEPEDVASVVSFLVSKDASFLTAETIQVGGGQALGI
- a CDS encoding sugar kinase — encoded protein: MDNIVAFGEILMRLSPPDHLRFFQASSFETSYSGAEFNTLASLQNWGLETQFVTKLPDNDFGNKVISEISRYRVGQKYIAKGGTRLGIYFLEKGSAIRPGKVIYDRADSAVANIEPGDINWEEVLKEAEWFHWSGITPGISRAAAQECLRACRVASKMNITISCDLNYRSMLWKWGKEPKEVLPEILALTNVILSDLATLFKMLGKEKIDPDYSMPETLGDYYEEVLAKCPKLEFLPTTLRYSKSASHQKIGGIMFSAGNIVTSEIKEIIPIVDRLGTGDAFMAGIIYGLSQEWDTQKVLDFAVASSCFKHTISGDINLASLDEINAIMQGDLSALVKR